From the genome of Limisalsivibrio acetivorans, one region includes:
- a CDS encoding HyaD/HybD family hydrogenase maturation endopeptidase codes for MNVLVFGAGNVLLADEGFGVHAVRYLEENFEFPEGVEVFDAGTLGLMATYKMEEAEHILMIDVIAGEGTPGDIRTYGREDIMLDRIPAKLSPHQIGLQEVMLISEMRGKCPESIKLYGVIPQSIQAGDSLTEPLQAVLADVCERVVRDVEALGFEVKRK; via the coding sequence ATGAACGTTCTTGTATTCGGAGCGGGGAACGTCCTCCTCGCCGATGAGGGCTTTGGCGTACATGCTGTGCGCTACCTTGAGGAGAATTTTGAGTTTCCCGAAGGGGTTGAGGTATTCGATGCCGGAACCCTCGGCCTTATGGCCACATATAAGATGGAAGAGGCGGAGCATATCCTTATGATCGATGTGATCGCAGGGGAGGGCACACCCGGCGATATACGTACCTACGGGCGTGAGGATATCATGCTGGACAGGATCCCCGCAAAGCTTAGCCCCCATCAGATAGGCCTTCAGGAGGTAATGCTCATTAGTGAGATGAGGGGGAAATGCCCCGAATCGATAAAGCTTTACGGCGTTATTCCCCAAAGTATTCAAGCCGGGGATTCACTAACTGAACCACTGCAGGCGGTTTTGGCAGATGTCTGCGAGAGGGTGGTAAGGGATGTTGAAGCCCTGGGTTTCGAAGTGAAAAGGAAGTAA
- the citD gene encoding citrate lyase acyl carrier protein, with amino-acid sequence MRIKSPAQAGTMQSSDLMVFVEPSDSLEIEVESTVAKQFEHLIRAAVEEELAANDVSEGYIRIADRGALDYAIKARLSSAVQRAGLED; translated from the coding sequence ATGAGGATCAAATCACCGGCCCAGGCCGGAACAATGCAGTCCAGCGACCTTATGGTATTTGTGGAGCCCTCGGATTCCCTTGAGATAGAGGTGGAATCAACCGTGGCGAAACAGTTTGAGCATCTTATTAGAGCCGCCGTTGAGGAGGAGCTCGCCGCCAATGACGTAAGCGAAGGATACATTCGCATTGCGGACAGGGGAGCCCTTGATTATGCCATAAAGGCGAGGCTCAGCTCCGCAGTACAGCGGGCAGGGCTGGAGGACTGA
- a CDS encoding nickel-dependent hydrogenase large subunit: MGKRITVDPITRIEGHLRIDVEVDNGSVSKAWASGQMWRGIETMLKGRNPKDAWVFAQRFCGVCTTVHAISSIRSVEDALDVELPVNAQMIRNIMIALHSLQDHIVHFYHLSALDWVDITSALEADPAKAASIAQSLSPWPGNSVTEFAAVKERLKGFVSTGKLGIFSSGYWGHKDMRLEPEINLIAVAHYLKALDYQRKAAQAVAILGSKNPHIQNLVVGGVATAVNVDNPATLNVERLALLRSLTMEVKQFVNEVYYPDVLAIASFYKDWFKYGRGVDNYLATPDFPLDGKSTSFGVTGGTIMNGDLSTFRESASWNDDYIRKNITESVAHAWYEDGEPLHPWKGETEPSYGEFDDEGKYTWVKAPRLEGKPAQVGPLAQILVNYAAGDEKVTELVNSAASTLGIGLDDLHSTMGRHYARAARAVVMADKAVEYIDALEANIAAGDQTYANDTELPDGEYSGVGFHEAPRGLLSHWLVMRDKKIFNYQAVVPSTWNAGPRDEQGTPGPYEASLVGNPVLEADKPLEVIRTVHSFDPCLACAVHTIDPEKNEIVKVQVR; the protein is encoded by the coding sequence AGATGTGGAAGTGGACAACGGAAGCGTGAGTAAAGCGTGGGCGAGCGGCCAGATGTGGCGGGGTATCGAAACAATGCTCAAGGGTAGAAACCCCAAGGACGCATGGGTCTTCGCCCAGCGTTTCTGCGGAGTTTGCACAACGGTGCATGCGATCAGCTCCATACGCTCCGTAGAGGATGCTCTGGACGTTGAGCTCCCCGTGAATGCGCAGATGATCCGTAACATTATGATTGCGCTCCACTCTCTGCAGGACCATATCGTGCATTTCTATCACCTCTCCGCCCTTGACTGGGTGGATATAACCTCCGCCCTTGAGGCAGACCCCGCAAAGGCCGCCTCCATTGCCCAGTCCCTCTCGCCATGGCCGGGTAACTCTGTAACAGAGTTCGCCGCCGTTAAGGAGAGGCTCAAAGGCTTCGTATCAACGGGTAAACTCGGCATCTTCTCCTCCGGTTACTGGGGGCACAAGGATATGCGCCTCGAGCCGGAGATAAACCTCATCGCCGTTGCGCACTACCTGAAAGCGCTCGATTACCAGAGAAAAGCAGCACAGGCGGTGGCTATCCTCGGTTCGAAGAACCCCCATATCCAGAACCTCGTTGTAGGAGGCGTTGCCACTGCGGTTAACGTGGACAATCCAGCAACCCTCAACGTGGAGCGTCTCGCACTCCTCAGAAGCCTCACCATGGAGGTTAAGCAGTTCGTAAACGAGGTATACTATCCCGATGTTCTCGCCATCGCCTCCTTTTATAAGGACTGGTTCAAGTACGGCAGGGGTGTGGATAACTACCTCGCTACCCCCGACTTCCCTTTGGACGGCAAGAGCACCAGTTTCGGTGTGACAGGCGGAACCATAATGAACGGCGATCTCTCGACGTTCAGAGAATCCGCCAGCTGGAATGATGACTACATAAGAAAGAACATCACCGAGTCTGTTGCCCATGCCTGGTATGAAGACGGCGAACCCCTTCATCCGTGGAAGGGTGAGACCGAGCCCAGCTACGGCGAGTTCGATGATGAGGGCAAATACACATGGGTTAAGGCTCCCCGCCTTGAGGGCAAACCCGCACAGGTGGGCCCCCTTGCCCAGATACTAGTGAACTACGCCGCTGGTGATGAGAAGGTCACGGAGCTTGTGAACTCCGCCGCATCCACTCTCGGCATAGGCCTTGATGACCTTCATTCCACCATGGGAAGGCACTACGCCAGAGCTGCAAGAGCCGTTGTCATGGCGGATAAGGCCGTTGAATACATAGATGCCCTTGAGGCGAATATCGCCGCAGGTGATCAAACCTACGCCAACGATACGGAGCTTCCCGACGGTGAATACAGCGGTGTGGGATTCCATGAGGCTCCCAGAGGTCTGCTGAGCCACTGGCTTGTTATGCGTGATAAGAAGATCTTCAATTATCAGGCGGTTGTTCCCTCCACATGGAATGCAGGACCAAGGGATGAGCAAGGAACACCCGGACCTTACGAGGCTTCCCTTGTGGGCAACCCCGTCCTTGAGGCGGACAAGCCCCTTGAGGTTATCCGTACGGTACACTCCTTCGACCCATGCCTTGCCTGTGCAGTGCATACCATCGATCCCGAAAAGAACGAGATCGTGAAGGTGCAGGTAAGGTAA
- a CDS encoding [citrate (pro-3S)-lyase] ligase has protein sequence MVTELLAEHDRQSAKELLSLHGLSYEADHDRLVGIFENRRLTAVGARAGNILKMFAVHPDCSSTDAVGDVATSLVQDGFDSGVRDFFLFTKPEYAVSFSRLNFHPLARHEKAVMMEYGRGISRYLNRHRELVHKPLKDKGNGGIVMNCNPFTMGHRKLIEEAASRSEHLYIFVVQEDASSFPFDVRLKLVEDGTEDLDNVTVMSASSYAVSGITFPSYFLKSGTDTSSIQMEMDLDIFCRHIAPFFHIGTRYAGSEPYCGVTCAYNEAMGRSLRRNGMEFCEIERYEQNGIAVSASAVREALRINDFDRAKELVPASTWKFLSSEAGFKVVQRLKERKTRH, from the coding sequence ATGGTAACAGAGCTTCTTGCCGAGCACGACAGACAGTCCGCAAAGGAACTTCTAAGCCTCCACGGCCTCAGCTACGAGGCTGACCACGACAGGCTTGTGGGTATCTTCGAGAACCGGCGCCTCACAGCGGTAGGCGCAAGGGCTGGAAACATCCTGAAGATGTTTGCCGTACACCCCGACTGCTCCAGCACCGATGCTGTGGGCGATGTGGCCACAAGCCTCGTTCAGGACGGCTTCGATTCTGGCGTGCGTGACTTCTTCCTCTTCACCAAGCCCGAGTATGCCGTAAGCTTCTCCAGGCTGAACTTCCATCCGCTGGCAAGGCATGAGAAGGCGGTTATGATGGAGTACGGACGGGGTATTTCAAGGTATCTCAACCGTCACCGTGAGCTTGTGCACAAACCCCTCAAGGATAAGGGAAACGGCGGTATCGTGATGAACTGCAACCCCTTCACCATGGGGCATAGAAAGCTCATAGAAGAGGCCGCATCAAGGAGTGAACACCTCTATATCTTCGTTGTTCAGGAGGACGCCTCCTCCTTCCCCTTTGATGTACGTCTCAAGCTTGTAGAGGACGGGACTGAGGATCTTGACAACGTAACCGTAATGAGCGCATCCTCCTATGCGGTGAGCGGTATAACCTTTCCATCATACTTCCTGAAAAGCGGCACGGATACTTCCTCCATACAGATGGAGATGGACCTTGATATATTCTGCCGCCATATCGCCCCATTCTTCCACATAGGTACAAGATACGCCGGAAGCGAGCCCTACTGCGGCGTAACATGCGCATACAACGAGGCGATGGGTAGATCCCTGCGAAGGAACGGCATGGAGTTCTGCGAGATAGAGCGGTATGAGCAGAACGGTATTGCTGTGAGCGCCTCGGCAGTAAGGGAGGCTCTGCGGATTAATGACTTTGACAGAGCGAAGGAGCTTGTACCTGCATCCACATGGAAATTCCTGTCTTCGGAGGCAGGCTTCAAGGTGGTTCAGCGACTTAAAGAGAGAAAGACAAGGCACTAG
- a CDS encoding PPC domain-containing DNA-binding protein — MHGHWYKEYTQGRRFVLKISPGENLRDHLLQFASEVNLSNASIVSAVGSVKDVRFRGIKTGAKLPITRPRTTAHEIEGPLELLGLEGNIFPDEEGLIDTHLHIIGAKSSGEVVGGHLFDCNVFATCEIIIAEIIVKGIERHHSQSGGVSTIFISEAEE; from the coding sequence ATGCATGGACACTGGTATAAGGAATACACCCAGGGGCGTCGTTTCGTCCTGAAGATAAGCCCGGGGGAGAACCTGCGTGATCATCTGCTCCAGTTTGCTAGCGAGGTAAACCTGAGCAACGCATCCATCGTATCCGCAGTGGGCTCCGTTAAGGATGTCCGCTTCCGGGGTATAAAGACGGGGGCGAAGCTCCCCATCACCAGACCCAGAACCACCGCCCATGAGATAGAGGGGCCCCTTGAGCTCCTCGGCCTTGAGGGGAACATCTTCCCCGATGAGGAGGGGCTTATAGATACCCACCTGCACATCATCGGGGCAAAGTCCTCCGGCGAGGTTGTGGGGGGACACCTCTTCGACTGCAACGTATTCGCCACATGCGAGATTATCATCGCCGAGATCATAGTTAAGGGTATAGAGAGGCATCATTCCCAGTCCGGCGGTGTTTCAACAATATTTATATCGGAGGCGGAGGAATGA